The genomic DNA ACGCTCCACTGAGCTGAGCTAAATGCACCCACTGACAGCATTCCCAAACTTTTTACAGCATGGGTCTAAAAACAGCTAGTTAAGGGATCACTCGGGATATAGTGCTGTTGATTTGGGCGTAATGAGGGAAAACCTGTCAGACACGTTTTGTTATGATTTCCATGAATGGCAGGAGATGAAATAGAGGAGAAAGTGTTAAGCAAACGACTGGTGATAAAATACTATGAGCTATAATTAGAAATCAAAAATACCTGTAAGACCCAGAGGAGGAACAAGTGAGTATTTGATTTCCTTTGGACTGAAGGGCCCCATCTGTCCACAGAGTTCACCTGATATGAGGAAACCAAGTGCTGAATAGAGAGAAGGTTCTTTACGCACAGCATACACAGACTCCTCCCAGACTAGcctggaagaaaacctcttGCTACAGTAGGAGCTGACCACTGACACAGACTCCATCCGCGCTGACTGATCCTCAACAACCCCTGATTGCGCATTTATATCTTGCagggtattttatttttttacgtgCATGCAAAATGAAAGCGTTTATTTCCACAGTGACAGTGTTGTGGCTGATAACAATACCCTGCATGGAAGCTATCCACGGAATGTACAACTTCGGCCAGCATGAATTATTCTACAAAAAGAACAACTGCAAGCCAATTCCTGCAAACCTCCTGCTGTGCCACGACATAGAGTACACAGAGATGCGCCTTCCGAACCTGCTCGGACACGAAACCATGAATGAAGTTCTGCAGCAAGCTTCGTCTTGGATCCCGCTGGTTCAGAAGCAATGTCACCCCGACACAAAAAAGTTCCTGTGCTCCCTTTTCGCTCCCGTCTGTCTGGACGATTTGGACGAGCCCATACAGCCGTGCAGATCTCTGTGCGAGAGCGTCAGGAACGGCTGCGCGCCCGTGATGTCCGCGTTTGGCTTCCCTTGGCCAAAGATGTTGGACTGCGACCGTTTCCCACTCGACAATGACCTGTGCATACCGCCTGCAGGCATTGACAGCGTTGTGCCAGTCACCAAAGAAGGTAAGGCTTTGTAGAACTGTATTTCAGAAGCAAATTTGCCATCCCCAAATATTGAAAAGTGCCAAATATAAATGCCAAATCTACTTAGTGGCGCATACATATTAATAGATCATCTGTCCATGTTACTACTACTGTTACTGTtactactttgcacattttctgTAGAATTATAGcatattgtgtcattttttttacctAATCTAATTT from Sander vitreus isolate 19-12246 chromosome 2, sanVit1, whole genome shotgun sequence includes the following:
- the sfrp2 gene encoding secreted frizzled-related protein 2: MKAFISTVTVLWLITIPCMEAIHGMYNFGQHELFYKKNNCKPIPANLLLCHDIEYTEMRLPNLLGHETMNEVLQQASSWIPLVQKQCHPDTKKFLCSLFAPVCLDDLDEPIQPCRSLCESVRNGCAPVMSAFGFPWPKMLDCDRFPLDNDLCIPPAGIDSVVPVTKEVPRVCDACKETDENDNEIVDNLCKNDFALKIKVKEISYINGDTKIVPENKSKTIYKLNGVTERELRKTELWLKDGLQCICEEMNDIHAAYLVMGQKMDGHLVITSLKRWQKGQREFKRISRSIRKLQC